In a genomic window of Meriones unguiculatus strain TT.TT164.6M chromosome 8, Bangor_MerUng_6.1, whole genome shotgun sequence:
- the Sp7 gene encoding transcription factor Sp7 isoform X1, whose product MGSHLRAQQRGSSLVAAAGGSRASEQQREWRTGSERERAGLSRSPRPPWPAPSIQTSRERTGQVQEEAHYGSSPLAMLTAACSKFGGSSPLRDSTTLGKGSTKKPPYSDLSAAKTMGDAYPAPFSGTNGLLSPAGSPPAPTAGYANDYPPFPHSFPGPTGAQDPGLLVPKGHSSSDCLPSVYTSLDMAHPYGSWYKAGIHAGISPGPGNTPTPWWDVHPGGNWLGGGQAQGDGLQGTLSTGPAQPPLNPQLPTYPSDFAPLNPAPYPAPHLLQPGPQHVLPQDVYKPKAVGNSGQLEGSGAGKAPRGAGAGGSGGYAGSGAGRSTCDCPNCQELERLGAAAAGLRKKPIHSCHIPGCGKVYGKASHLKAHLRWHTGERPFVCNWLFCGKRFTRSDELERHVRTHTREKKFTCLLCSKRFTRSDHLSKHQRTHGEPGPGPPPSGPKELGEGRSVEEDPQPPRPSTSPAPPEKAPGGSPEQSSLLEI is encoded by the exons CAGCGCGGCAGCAGCCTGGTAGCTGCGGCGGGCGGCAGCCGAGCCTCTGAGCAGCAGCGGGAGTGGAGGACTGGCTCCGAGCGGGAGCGAGCTGGCCTGAGCAGATCCCCCAGGCCGCCGTGGCCAGCACCCTCCATCCAGACCTCCCGAGAGCGGACGGGACAGGTACAG GAAGAAGCTCACTATGGCTCCAGTCCCCTGGCCATGCTGACAGCAGCTTGCAGCAAATTTGGTGGCTCCAGCCCTCTGCGGGACTCAACAACGCTGGGAAAAGGAAGCACGAAGAAGCCACCGTACTCCGACCTTTCGGCTGCCAAAACCATGGGGGATGCCTACCCAGCTCCCTTTTCAGGCACCAATGGACTCCTCTCACCTGCAGGCAGTCCTCCAGCCCCCACCGCTGGCTATGCCAATGACTACCCACCCTTTCCCCACTCCTTCCCTGGGCCGACCGGTGCCCAAGACCCTGGGCTACTAGTGCCCAAGGGGCACAGCTCCTCCGACTGCCTGCCTAGTGTCTACACCTCGCTGGATATGGCACATCCCTATGGGTCCTGGTACAAGGCAGGCATCCACGCAGGCATCTCGCCAGGTCCCGGCAACACACCCACTCCTTGGTGGGACGTGCACCCTGGGGGCAACTGGCTAGGTGGAGGGCAGGCCCAGGGTGATGGGCTGCAAGGGACACTGTCCACAGGCCCTGCCCAGCCTCCACTGAACCCCCAGCTGCCTACTTACCCATCTGACTTTGCCCCCCTTAATCCAGCTCCCTACCCAGCGCCCCACCTCTTACAACCGGGGCCCCAGCATGTCCTACCCCAAGATGTCTACAAGCCCAAGGCAGTTGGCAACAGCGGGCAGCTGGAGGGGAGCGGGGCAGGCAAAGCCCCTCGGGGTGCAGGCGCGGGGGGCAGCGGCGGGTATGCGGGCAGCGGGGCGGGCCGATCTACCTGCGACTGCCCCAACTGCCAGGAGCTGGAGCGGCtgggggcggcggcggccgggCTCCGGAAGAAGCCCATCCACAGCTGCCACATCCCGGGCTGCGGCAAGGTCTACGGCAAGGCCTCGCACCTCAAGGCGCACCTGCGCTGGCACACGGGCGAGCGGCCGTTCGTCTGCAACTGGCTGTTCTGCGGCAAGAGGTTCACCCGCTCGGACGAGCTGGAGCGCCACGTGCGCACGCACACCCGGGAGAAGAAGTTCACCTGCCTGCTCTGCTCCAAGCGCTTCACGCGGAGCGACCACTTGAGCAAACACCAGCGCACCCACGGGGAGCCGGGGCCCGGGCCGCCCCCGAGCGGCCCCAAGGAGCTCGGGGAGGGCCGCAGCGTCGAGGAAGACCCCCAGCCGCCCCGGCCCTCCACCTCGCCCGCGCCCCCCGAGAAAGCCCCCGGAGGCAGCCCGGAGCAGAGCAGCCTGCTGGAGATCTGA
- the Sp7 gene encoding transcription factor Sp7 isoform X2: MASSLLEEEAHYGSSPLAMLTAACSKFGGSSPLRDSTTLGKGSTKKPPYSDLSAAKTMGDAYPAPFSGTNGLLSPAGSPPAPTAGYANDYPPFPHSFPGPTGAQDPGLLVPKGHSSSDCLPSVYTSLDMAHPYGSWYKAGIHAGISPGPGNTPTPWWDVHPGGNWLGGGQAQGDGLQGTLSTGPAQPPLNPQLPTYPSDFAPLNPAPYPAPHLLQPGPQHVLPQDVYKPKAVGNSGQLEGSGAGKAPRGAGAGGSGGYAGSGAGRSTCDCPNCQELERLGAAAAGLRKKPIHSCHIPGCGKVYGKASHLKAHLRWHTGERPFVCNWLFCGKRFTRSDELERHVRTHTREKKFTCLLCSKRFTRSDHLSKHQRTHGEPGPGPPPSGPKELGEGRSVEEDPQPPRPSTSPAPPEKAPGGSPEQSSLLEI, encoded by the exons ATGGCCTCCTCTCTGCTTGAG GAAGAAGCTCACTATGGCTCCAGTCCCCTGGCCATGCTGACAGCAGCTTGCAGCAAATTTGGTGGCTCCAGCCCTCTGCGGGACTCAACAACGCTGGGAAAAGGAAGCACGAAGAAGCCACCGTACTCCGACCTTTCGGCTGCCAAAACCATGGGGGATGCCTACCCAGCTCCCTTTTCAGGCACCAATGGACTCCTCTCACCTGCAGGCAGTCCTCCAGCCCCCACCGCTGGCTATGCCAATGACTACCCACCCTTTCCCCACTCCTTCCCTGGGCCGACCGGTGCCCAAGACCCTGGGCTACTAGTGCCCAAGGGGCACAGCTCCTCCGACTGCCTGCCTAGTGTCTACACCTCGCTGGATATGGCACATCCCTATGGGTCCTGGTACAAGGCAGGCATCCACGCAGGCATCTCGCCAGGTCCCGGCAACACACCCACTCCTTGGTGGGACGTGCACCCTGGGGGCAACTGGCTAGGTGGAGGGCAGGCCCAGGGTGATGGGCTGCAAGGGACACTGTCCACAGGCCCTGCCCAGCCTCCACTGAACCCCCAGCTGCCTACTTACCCATCTGACTTTGCCCCCCTTAATCCAGCTCCCTACCCAGCGCCCCACCTCTTACAACCGGGGCCCCAGCATGTCCTACCCCAAGATGTCTACAAGCCCAAGGCAGTTGGCAACAGCGGGCAGCTGGAGGGGAGCGGGGCAGGCAAAGCCCCTCGGGGTGCAGGCGCGGGGGGCAGCGGCGGGTATGCGGGCAGCGGGGCGGGCCGATCTACCTGCGACTGCCCCAACTGCCAGGAGCTGGAGCGGCtgggggcggcggcggccgggCTCCGGAAGAAGCCCATCCACAGCTGCCACATCCCGGGCTGCGGCAAGGTCTACGGCAAGGCCTCGCACCTCAAGGCGCACCTGCGCTGGCACACGGGCGAGCGGCCGTTCGTCTGCAACTGGCTGTTCTGCGGCAAGAGGTTCACCCGCTCGGACGAGCTGGAGCGCCACGTGCGCACGCACACCCGGGAGAAGAAGTTCACCTGCCTGCTCTGCTCCAAGCGCTTCACGCGGAGCGACCACTTGAGCAAACACCAGCGCACCCACGGGGAGCCGGGGCCCGGGCCGCCCCCGAGCGGCCCCAAGGAGCTCGGGGAGGGCCGCAGCGTCGAGGAAGACCCCCAGCCGCCCCGGCCCTCCACCTCGCCCGCGCCCCCCGAGAAAGCCCCCGGAGGCAGCCCGGAGCAGAGCAGCCTGCTGGAGATCTGA
- the Aaas gene encoding aladin isoform X2 — protein MCSLGLFPPPPPRGQVTLYEHNNELVTGDSYESPPPDFRGQWINLPVLHLTKDPLKAPARLDHGARTAFIQHREQVWKRCTSVWRDMGLFGVLNEIANSEEEVFEWVKTACSWALAVCRWASSLHGSLFPHLSLRSEDLIAEFSQVTNWASCCLRVFAWHPHTNKFAVALLDDSIRVYNANSTIVPSLKHRLQRNVAALAWKPLSASILAVACQSCILIWTLDPTSLSTRPSSGCAQVLSHPGHAPVTSLAWAPNGGRLLSASPVGAAVLVWDVSTEICVPLPWFRGGGVTNLVWSPDGSKVLATTPSAVFRVWEAQMWTCERWPTLSGRCQTGCWSPDGNRLLFTVLGEALIYSLSFPDRSEEGHVGGAASATIVADLSETTIQTPDGEERLGGEAHSMVWDPSGERLAVLMKGNPRVQDGNPVILLFRTRNSPVFELLPCGIIQGEPGAQAQLITFHPSFNKGALLSVCWSSGRITHTPLYFVNAQFPRFSPSLGRAQEPPAGGGGSVHEVPLFTETSPTSAPWDPLPGLPPTQPHSPHSPL, from the exons ATGTGCTCCCTGGGCTTGTTTCCCCCGCCGCCGCCCAGGGGTCAGGTCACCCTGTACGAGCACAACAACGAGCTGGTGACCGGCGACAGCTACGAGAGCCCGCCTCCCGACTTCCGGGGCCAG TGGATCAACCTTCCTGTGCTACACCTGACCAAGGACCCCCTGAAAGCCCCCGCGAGGCTGGACCATGGCGCAAGGACTGCCTTCATCCAGCACCGGGAGCAAGTCTGGAAGAGGTGTACCAGTGTGTG GCGGGATATGGGCCTTTTTGGAGTCCTGAATGAAATTGCAAATTCAGAGGAAGAAG TGTTTGAATGGGTGAAGACGGCCTGCAGCTGGGCCCTGGCCGTCTGCCGATGGGCCTCCTCCCTGCACGGCTCCCTGTTCCCGCACCTGTCT CTCAGGAGTGAAGATCTGATTGCTGAATTTTCCCAAGTAACTAACTG GGCTAGCTGCTGCCTCCGAGTCTTTGCGTGGCACCCGCACACCAACAAGTTTGCAGTGGCCCTGCTGGACGACTCCATTCGCGTGTATAATGCCAACAG CACTATCGTTCCTTCCCTGAAGCATCGTCTGCAGCGGAATGTGGCAGCCCTGGCCTGGAAGCCCCTCAGTGCCTCCATCTTGGCTGTGGCATGCCAGAGCTGTATTCTCATCTGGACCCTGGACCCCACCTCCTTATCCACAAG ACCCTCCTCTGGCTGCGCCCAGGTGCTGTCTCACCCTGGGCACGCACCAGTCACCAGCTTGGCTTGGGCCCCCAATGGGGGACGGCTGCTCTCTGCCTCACCTGTGGGTGCTGCTGTTCTG GTATGGGATGTCTCAACAGAAATCTGTGTGCCCCTTCCTTGGTTCCGAGGAGGAGGGGTCACCAACTTGGTGTGGTCCCCAGATGGCAGCAAAGTCCTGGCTACTACGCCATCAGCTGTTTTCCG GGTCTGGGAGGCACAGATGTGGACTTGTGAGAGGTGGCCAACTCTCTCAGGGCGCTGTCAG ACTGGCTGCTGGAGTCCGGACGGAAACCGACTGCTGTTCACGGTCCTGGGGGAAGCACTGATTTATTCCCTGTCATTCCCAGATCGAAGTG AGGAGGGCCATGTTGGAGGCGCAGCGTCAGCAACAATCGTGGCCGATCTTTCTGAGACAACAATACAGACCCCAGATGGTGAGGAGAG GCTCGGAGGGGAGGCCCACTCCATGGTTTGGGACCCCAGTGGAGAGCGTCTGGCTGTGCTCATGAAAG GAAACCCACGGGTACAGGATGGGAACCCTGTTATCCTCCTTTTCCGAACTCGCAACAGCCCCGTGTTTGAGTTACTTCCCTG TGGCATTATTCAGGGGGAACCCGGAGCCCAGGCTCAGCTCATcactttccatccttccttcaaCAAGGGGGCCTTGCTCAGTGTG TGCTGGTCCTCAGGCCGGATCACCCACACCCCACTGTACTTTGTTAATGCGCAGTTTCCGCGCTTTAGTCCTTCTCTTGGCCGGGCCCAGGAGCCCCCAGCTGGAGGTGGAGGCTCTGTTCATGAAGTGCCACTTTTTACTGAAACATCGCCAACCTCTGCCCCTTGGGACCCCCTCCCAGGACTCCCACCCACCCAACCCCATTCCCCCCATTCCCCCCTGTAA
- the Aaas gene encoding aladin isoform X1 translates to MCSLGLFPPPPPRGQVTLYEHNNELVTGDSYESPPPDFRGQWINLPVLHLTKDPLKAPARLDHGARTAFIQHREQVWKRCTSVWRDMGLFGVLNEIANSEEEVFEWVKTACSWALAVCRWASSLHGSLFPHLSLRSEDLIAEFSQVTNWASCCLRVFAWHPHTNKFAVALLDDSIRVYNANSTIVPSLKHRLQRNVAALAWKPLSASILAVACQSCILIWTLDPTSLSTRPSSGCAQVLSHPGHAPVTSLAWAPNGGRLLSASPVGAAVLVWDVSTEICVPLPWFRGGGVTNLVWSPDGSKVLATTPSAVFRVWEAQMWTCERWPTLSGRCQTGCWSPDGNRLLFTVLGEALIYSLSFPDRSGTEEGHVGGAASATIVADLSETTIQTPDGEERLGGEAHSMVWDPSGERLAVLMKGNPRVQDGNPVILLFRTRNSPVFELLPCGIIQGEPGAQAQLITFHPSFNKGALLSVCWSSGRITHTPLYFVNAQFPRFSPSLGRAQEPPAGGGGSVHEVPLFTETSPTSAPWDPLPGLPPTQPHSPHSPL, encoded by the exons ATGTGCTCCCTGGGCTTGTTTCCCCCGCCGCCGCCCAGGGGTCAGGTCACCCTGTACGAGCACAACAACGAGCTGGTGACCGGCGACAGCTACGAGAGCCCGCCTCCCGACTTCCGGGGCCAG TGGATCAACCTTCCTGTGCTACACCTGACCAAGGACCCCCTGAAAGCCCCCGCGAGGCTGGACCATGGCGCAAGGACTGCCTTCATCCAGCACCGGGAGCAAGTCTGGAAGAGGTGTACCAGTGTGTG GCGGGATATGGGCCTTTTTGGAGTCCTGAATGAAATTGCAAATTCAGAGGAAGAAG TGTTTGAATGGGTGAAGACGGCCTGCAGCTGGGCCCTGGCCGTCTGCCGATGGGCCTCCTCCCTGCACGGCTCCCTGTTCCCGCACCTGTCT CTCAGGAGTGAAGATCTGATTGCTGAATTTTCCCAAGTAACTAACTG GGCTAGCTGCTGCCTCCGAGTCTTTGCGTGGCACCCGCACACCAACAAGTTTGCAGTGGCCCTGCTGGACGACTCCATTCGCGTGTATAATGCCAACAG CACTATCGTTCCTTCCCTGAAGCATCGTCTGCAGCGGAATGTGGCAGCCCTGGCCTGGAAGCCCCTCAGTGCCTCCATCTTGGCTGTGGCATGCCAGAGCTGTATTCTCATCTGGACCCTGGACCCCACCTCCTTATCCACAAG ACCCTCCTCTGGCTGCGCCCAGGTGCTGTCTCACCCTGGGCACGCACCAGTCACCAGCTTGGCTTGGGCCCCCAATGGGGGACGGCTGCTCTCTGCCTCACCTGTGGGTGCTGCTGTTCTG GTATGGGATGTCTCAACAGAAATCTGTGTGCCCCTTCCTTGGTTCCGAGGAGGAGGGGTCACCAACTTGGTGTGGTCCCCAGATGGCAGCAAAGTCCTGGCTACTACGCCATCAGCTGTTTTCCG GGTCTGGGAGGCACAGATGTGGACTTGTGAGAGGTGGCCAACTCTCTCAGGGCGCTGTCAG ACTGGCTGCTGGAGTCCGGACGGAAACCGACTGCTGTTCACGGTCCTGGGGGAAGCACTGATTTATTCCCTGTCATTCCCAGATCGAAGTG GAACAGAGGAGGGCCATGTTGGAGGCGCAGCGTCAGCAACAATCGTGGCCGATCTTTCTGAGACAACAATACAGACCCCAGATGGTGAGGAGAG GCTCGGAGGGGAGGCCCACTCCATGGTTTGGGACCCCAGTGGAGAGCGTCTGGCTGTGCTCATGAAAG GAAACCCACGGGTACAGGATGGGAACCCTGTTATCCTCCTTTTCCGAACTCGCAACAGCCCCGTGTTTGAGTTACTTCCCTG TGGCATTATTCAGGGGGAACCCGGAGCCCAGGCTCAGCTCATcactttccatccttccttcaaCAAGGGGGCCTTGCTCAGTGTG TGCTGGTCCTCAGGCCGGATCACCCACACCCCACTGTACTTTGTTAATGCGCAGTTTCCGCGCTTTAGTCCTTCTCTTGGCCGGGCCCAGGAGCCCCCAGCTGGAGGTGGAGGCTCTGTTCATGAAGTGCCACTTTTTACTGAAACATCGCCAACCTCTGCCCCTTGGGACCCCCTCCCAGGACTCCCACCCACCCAACCCCATTCCCCCCATTCCCCCCTGTAA
- the Aaas gene encoding aladin isoform X4, which translates to MGLFGVLNEIANSEEEVFEWVKTACSWALAVCRWASSLHGSLFPHLSLRSEDLIAEFSQVTNWASCCLRVFAWHPHTNKFAVALLDDSIRVYNANSTIVPSLKHRLQRNVAALAWKPLSASILAVACQSCILIWTLDPTSLSTRPSSGCAQVLSHPGHAPVTSLAWAPNGGRLLSASPVGAAVLVWDVSTEICVPLPWFRGGGVTNLVWSPDGSKVLATTPSAVFRVWEAQMWTCERWPTLSGRCQTGCWSPDGNRLLFTVLGEALIYSLSFPDRSGTEEGHVGGAASATIVADLSETTIQTPDGEERLGGEAHSMVWDPSGERLAVLMKGNPRVQDGNPVILLFRTRNSPVFELLPCGIIQGEPGAQAQLITFHPSFNKGALLSVCWSSGRITHTPLYFVNAQFPRFSPSLGRAQEPPAGGGGSVHEVPLFTETSPTSAPWDPLPGLPPTQPHSPHSPL; encoded by the exons ATGGGCCTTTTTGGAGTCCTGAATGAAATTGCAAATTCAGAGGAAGAAG TGTTTGAATGGGTGAAGACGGCCTGCAGCTGGGCCCTGGCCGTCTGCCGATGGGCCTCCTCCCTGCACGGCTCCCTGTTCCCGCACCTGTCT CTCAGGAGTGAAGATCTGATTGCTGAATTTTCCCAAGTAACTAACTG GGCTAGCTGCTGCCTCCGAGTCTTTGCGTGGCACCCGCACACCAACAAGTTTGCAGTGGCCCTGCTGGACGACTCCATTCGCGTGTATAATGCCAACAG CACTATCGTTCCTTCCCTGAAGCATCGTCTGCAGCGGAATGTGGCAGCCCTGGCCTGGAAGCCCCTCAGTGCCTCCATCTTGGCTGTGGCATGCCAGAGCTGTATTCTCATCTGGACCCTGGACCCCACCTCCTTATCCACAAG ACCCTCCTCTGGCTGCGCCCAGGTGCTGTCTCACCCTGGGCACGCACCAGTCACCAGCTTGGCTTGGGCCCCCAATGGGGGACGGCTGCTCTCTGCCTCACCTGTGGGTGCTGCTGTTCTG GTATGGGATGTCTCAACAGAAATCTGTGTGCCCCTTCCTTGGTTCCGAGGAGGAGGGGTCACCAACTTGGTGTGGTCCCCAGATGGCAGCAAAGTCCTGGCTACTACGCCATCAGCTGTTTTCCG GGTCTGGGAGGCACAGATGTGGACTTGTGAGAGGTGGCCAACTCTCTCAGGGCGCTGTCAG ACTGGCTGCTGGAGTCCGGACGGAAACCGACTGCTGTTCACGGTCCTGGGGGAAGCACTGATTTATTCCCTGTCATTCCCAGATCGAAGTG GAACAGAGGAGGGCCATGTTGGAGGCGCAGCGTCAGCAACAATCGTGGCCGATCTTTCTGAGACAACAATACAGACCCCAGATGGTGAGGAGAG GCTCGGAGGGGAGGCCCACTCCATGGTTTGGGACCCCAGTGGAGAGCGTCTGGCTGTGCTCATGAAAG GAAACCCACGGGTACAGGATGGGAACCCTGTTATCCTCCTTTTCCGAACTCGCAACAGCCCCGTGTTTGAGTTACTTCCCTG TGGCATTATTCAGGGGGAACCCGGAGCCCAGGCTCAGCTCATcactttccatccttccttcaaCAAGGGGGCCTTGCTCAGTGTG TGCTGGTCCTCAGGCCGGATCACCCACACCCCACTGTACTTTGTTAATGCGCAGTTTCCGCGCTTTAGTCCTTCTCTTGGCCGGGCCCAGGAGCCCCCAGCTGGAGGTGGAGGCTCTGTTCATGAAGTGCCACTTTTTACTGAAACATCGCCAACCTCTGCCCCTTGGGACCCCCTCCCAGGACTCCCACCCACCCAACCCCATTCCCCCCATTCCCCCCTGTAA
- the Aaas gene encoding aladin isoform X3 — MPSASAVSAVPSLFHTTVFEWVKTACSWALAVCRWASSLHGSLFPHLSLRSEDLIAEFSQVTNWASCCLRVFAWHPHTNKFAVALLDDSIRVYNANSTIVPSLKHRLQRNVAALAWKPLSASILAVACQSCILIWTLDPTSLSTRPSSGCAQVLSHPGHAPVTSLAWAPNGGRLLSASPVGAAVLVWDVSTEICVPLPWFRGGGVTNLVWSPDGSKVLATTPSAVFRVWEAQMWTCERWPTLSGRCQTGCWSPDGNRLLFTVLGEALIYSLSFPDRSGTEEGHVGGAASATIVADLSETTIQTPDGEERLGGEAHSMVWDPSGERLAVLMKGNPRVQDGNPVILLFRTRNSPVFELLPCGIIQGEPGAQAQLITFHPSFNKGALLSVCWSSGRITHTPLYFVNAQFPRFSPSLGRAQEPPAGGGGSVHEVPLFTETSPTSAPWDPLPGLPPTQPHSPHSPL; from the exons ATGCCCAGTGCTAGCGCTGTGAGCGCTGTGCCCAGTCTCTTTCACACCACAGTGTTTGAATGGGTGAAGACGGCCTGCAGCTGGGCCCTGGCCGTCTGCCGATGGGCCTCCTCCCTGCACGGCTCCCTGTTCCCGCACCTGTCT CTCAGGAGTGAAGATCTGATTGCTGAATTTTCCCAAGTAACTAACTG GGCTAGCTGCTGCCTCCGAGTCTTTGCGTGGCACCCGCACACCAACAAGTTTGCAGTGGCCCTGCTGGACGACTCCATTCGCGTGTATAATGCCAACAG CACTATCGTTCCTTCCCTGAAGCATCGTCTGCAGCGGAATGTGGCAGCCCTGGCCTGGAAGCCCCTCAGTGCCTCCATCTTGGCTGTGGCATGCCAGAGCTGTATTCTCATCTGGACCCTGGACCCCACCTCCTTATCCACAAG ACCCTCCTCTGGCTGCGCCCAGGTGCTGTCTCACCCTGGGCACGCACCAGTCACCAGCTTGGCTTGGGCCCCCAATGGGGGACGGCTGCTCTCTGCCTCACCTGTGGGTGCTGCTGTTCTG GTATGGGATGTCTCAACAGAAATCTGTGTGCCCCTTCCTTGGTTCCGAGGAGGAGGGGTCACCAACTTGGTGTGGTCCCCAGATGGCAGCAAAGTCCTGGCTACTACGCCATCAGCTGTTTTCCG GGTCTGGGAGGCACAGATGTGGACTTGTGAGAGGTGGCCAACTCTCTCAGGGCGCTGTCAG ACTGGCTGCTGGAGTCCGGACGGAAACCGACTGCTGTTCACGGTCCTGGGGGAAGCACTGATTTATTCCCTGTCATTCCCAGATCGAAGTG GAACAGAGGAGGGCCATGTTGGAGGCGCAGCGTCAGCAACAATCGTGGCCGATCTTTCTGAGACAACAATACAGACCCCAGATGGTGAGGAGAG GCTCGGAGGGGAGGCCCACTCCATGGTTTGGGACCCCAGTGGAGAGCGTCTGGCTGTGCTCATGAAAG GAAACCCACGGGTACAGGATGGGAACCCTGTTATCCTCCTTTTCCGAACTCGCAACAGCCCCGTGTTTGAGTTACTTCCCTG TGGCATTATTCAGGGGGAACCCGGAGCCCAGGCTCAGCTCATcactttccatccttccttcaaCAAGGGGGCCTTGCTCAGTGTG TGCTGGTCCTCAGGCCGGATCACCCACACCCCACTGTACTTTGTTAATGCGCAGTTTCCGCGCTTTAGTCCTTCTCTTGGCCGGGCCCAGGAGCCCCCAGCTGGAGGTGGAGGCTCTGTTCATGAAGTGCCACTTTTTACTGAAACATCGCCAACCTCTGCCCCTTGGGACCCCCTCCCAGGACTCCCACCCACCCAACCCCATTCCCCCCATTCCCCCCTGTAA